A single window of Granulicella mallensis MP5ACTX8 DNA harbors:
- the hisD gene encoding histidinol dehydrogenase, producing the protein MRVLKTFGENAKVAEDTLQQLEQRGAANTAKVDGVVREILAAVRERGDAALHEYTARFDGLAAEQPLLVSREEMQSAWEATSEELKAAMRLAQANIRTFAEKQLPRAWSFRPSEGMEVGQIVRPLSSVGCYVPGGRYPLPSTLLMTVTPAQVAGVERIVVCSPKPARETMAAAYLAGVTEFYRVGGAQAIAAMAFGTATIAAVDKIVGPGNLYVTAAKIAVSQETGIDMPAGPTEIVVTSENGDPSGIAADLVAQAEHDPEALAVLITSKHELAEEVALETKRQAQGNEIAQASLAAQGFAFVTKTVEEAQALTNRLAPEHLTVDAGADLRWVKNAGSVFVGHHTPQSMGDYISGPNHVLPTGRNGRVRGGLSVFDFVKVITVQQYTRDALREVGPHTIALAEAEGLAGHAESVRVRMR; encoded by the coding sequence ATGAGAGTTTTGAAGACATTCGGCGAGAACGCGAAGGTTGCAGAGGATACCCTCCAGCAGCTGGAACAGCGCGGCGCCGCAAACACCGCAAAGGTGGATGGCGTTGTGCGCGAGATTCTCGCAGCCGTGCGCGAACGCGGCGATGCTGCGCTGCACGAGTACACAGCTCGCTTCGACGGGCTGGCCGCCGAACAGCCGCTTTTGGTCAGCCGCGAGGAGATGCAGTCCGCGTGGGAGGCCACGAGCGAAGAGCTCAAAGCCGCCATGCGCCTGGCGCAGGCCAACATTCGCACGTTCGCGGAGAAACAATTGCCGCGCGCGTGGAGCTTTCGCCCCTCAGAGGGGATGGAGGTCGGGCAGATCGTACGGCCTCTGAGTTCGGTCGGCTGCTACGTTCCGGGGGGGCGCTATCCCCTGCCTTCAACGCTGCTGATGACTGTGACTCCGGCGCAGGTTGCCGGAGTGGAACGCATCGTGGTGTGCTCGCCGAAGCCCGCGCGGGAGACGATGGCCGCCGCTTATCTCGCGGGAGTGACAGAGTTCTACCGCGTCGGCGGCGCGCAGGCGATTGCGGCGATGGCCTTCGGCACGGCGACGATTGCAGCCGTAGACAAGATCGTTGGGCCGGGCAACCTGTACGTGACCGCGGCAAAGATTGCGGTCTCGCAGGAGACCGGCATCGACATGCCCGCGGGGCCAACCGAGATTGTAGTCACCAGCGAGAACGGCGACCCCAGCGGCATTGCGGCGGACCTGGTGGCGCAGGCCGAGCACGATCCCGAGGCACTTGCTGTGCTCATCACCAGCAAGCACGAGTTGGCCGAAGAGGTCGCTCTCGAGACCAAGCGCCAGGCGCAGGGCAATGAGATCGCACAGGCCTCGCTGGCAGCGCAGGGATTTGCATTCGTCACCAAGACCGTAGAGGAAGCTCAGGCGCTAACGAACCGGCTGGCTCCTGAACACCTGACGGTAGATGCGGGCGCCGATCTGCGCTGGGTGAAGAATGCGGGTTCAGTGTTTGTGGGACATCACACGCCGCAGTCCATGGGCGACTACATCAGCGGGCCAAACCATGTGCTGCCGACAGGCCGCAACGGCCGCGTTCGCGGCGGCTTGAGCGTGTTCGACTTCGTAAAGGTGATCACCGTACAGCAGTACACGCGCGACGCGTTGCGCGAGGTCGGCCCGCACACGATCGCGCTGGCCGAGGCAGAAGGTCTAGCAGGGCACGCCGAGAGCGTGCGCGTGAGGATGCGGTAG
- the hisG gene encoding ATP phosphoribosyltransferase, with product MSNKLKLGIPKGSLQDATIALFEHAGWRIYASGRSYFPTIDDAEIECMLVRAQEMARYVEHGALDAGLTGNDWVLENQSDVERITSLTYSKQSRTRVKWVLAVPEDSPFEKPEDLAGKTIATELVEFTKRYFAAKNIPVKVEFSWGATEVKPPTLADAIVEVTETGSSLRANRLRIIETLMESETQFIANKAAWADPWKRSKIETLSMMLNGAMDAQIQVGLMLNVRKADLDKVIGVLPALNSPTISHLQDPDWVALNTILDNSLVRDVIPKLKAAGGAGIVEYPLSKVVL from the coding sequence ATGAGCAACAAACTGAAGCTTGGAATTCCGAAGGGCAGCCTGCAGGATGCCACCATCGCGCTGTTCGAACACGCCGGCTGGCGTATCTATGCGAGCGGCCGCAGCTACTTCCCCACCATCGACGACGCAGAGATCGAGTGCATGCTCGTTCGCGCCCAGGAGATGGCCCGCTACGTGGAGCATGGCGCCCTGGATGCCGGACTGACCGGCAACGACTGGGTGCTCGAGAACCAGTCCGACGTTGAGCGTATTACCTCGCTCACCTACTCCAAGCAGTCCCGCACCCGCGTGAAGTGGGTGCTCGCCGTGCCTGAGGACTCGCCCTTCGAGAAGCCCGAAGACCTCGCCGGCAAGACCATCGCGACCGAACTGGTAGAGTTCACCAAGCGCTACTTTGCGGCGAAGAATATCCCCGTCAAGGTTGAATTCAGCTGGGGCGCCACCGAAGTGAAGCCGCCGACGCTGGCCGATGCCATCGTTGAAGTGACGGAGACCGGAAGCTCACTGCGCGCGAATCGCCTCCGCATCATCGAGACGCTGATGGAGTCTGAGACCCAGTTCATCGCCAACAAGGCAGCTTGGGCCGATCCCTGGAAGCGCTCGAAGATCGAAACGCTCTCCATGATGTTGAATGGAGCGATGGATGCGCAGATCCAGGTTGGACTGATGCTCAACGTACGCAAGGCCGATCTCGACAAGGTCATCGGAGTGCTGCCGGCGTTGAACTCGCCGACGATCTCGCACCTGCAGGACCCCGATTGGGTCGCATTGAATACAATTCTCGACAACTCCCTTGTGCGCGATGTCATCCCTAAGCTGAAGGCAGCCGGCGGCGCGGGGATCGTCGAATACCCTTTGAGCAAAGTAGTACTGTAA
- the hisI gene encoding phosphoribosyl-AMP cyclohydrolase yields the protein MRKMTTVAIDFEKAGGLVAGIVQDAKTGEVLMLGFLNEESYKKTTETGFVTFWSRTRSKLWMKGETSGNRLRVISASTDCDSDALLFRVEVEGDGLVCHEGSVSCFTKPIAMDEK from the coding sequence ATGAGGAAGATGACGACAGTAGCGATCGATTTTGAAAAAGCCGGCGGCCTGGTCGCGGGCATCGTGCAGGACGCGAAGACCGGCGAGGTGCTGATGCTCGGCTTCCTGAACGAGGAAAGCTATAAAAAGACCACCGAAACGGGTTTCGTAACCTTCTGGTCACGCACACGTTCGAAGCTGTGGATGAAGGGTGAGACCAGCGGCAACCGCCTGCGGGTCATCTCGGCCTCCACCGATTGCGACAGCGATGCCTTGCTCTTCCGCGTCGAGGTCGAGGGCGATGGCCTGGTGTGCCACGAGGGAAGCGTCAGCTGCTTTACGAAGCCCATTGCAATGGATGAGAAGTAG
- a CDS encoding TIGR03435 family protein, with translation MTRSFRTLRSLVLLSPLVIASLRLSAQSPVVSPPVAQPPLRFEVASVRPHQSAGDEPSNRRVLPGGRFVATATTVRTLIRIAFGTDDNRMSGAPSWTDNETFDIDATTADHAEVTTPQQFQQLILSLLEDRFQLKFHREQKEGAVYWLELNKPGKPGPALKPSTPGSEPNMSTNSTGSRTVMKVTNMSMIDLAAALRRQAGRPVEDHTDLKGNFDFQIEWSPEETPDSADPSLFTVLKEQLGLKLQSAKGNLETLVIDEISHPSAN, from the coding sequence ATGACAAGGTCTTTTCGAACCCTCCGTTCCCTCGTCCTTCTATCTCCGCTCGTCATCGCCTCATTGCGCCTCTCGGCTCAATCTCCGGTCGTATCCCCGCCCGTCGCCCAGCCGCCTCTGCGATTTGAAGTCGCCTCCGTCCGCCCGCACCAGTCCGCCGGAGACGAACCCTCCAACCGCCGCGTACTTCCTGGCGGACGGTTTGTCGCCACCGCCACCACCGTCCGAACCCTCATTCGCATCGCCTTTGGCACTGACGATAACCGCATGTCAGGCGCACCCAGCTGGACCGATAACGAGACCTTCGACATCGACGCGACCACCGCCGATCACGCCGAAGTCACCACCCCGCAGCAATTCCAGCAACTCATCCTCTCGCTGCTCGAAGACCGCTTCCAGCTCAAATTCCATCGCGAGCAAAAGGAAGGCGCTGTCTACTGGCTCGAACTCAACAAGCCCGGAAAACCTGGCCCCGCTCTCAAGCCAAGCACTCCCGGCTCGGAGCCCAACATGAGCACCAACTCTACCGGCTCAAGGACTGTCATGAAGGTGACGAACATGTCCATGATCGATCTTGCCGCCGCGCTTCGCCGCCAGGCTGGTCGACCCGTCGAGGATCACACCGATCTCAAAGGCAACTTCGATTTCCAGATCGAATGGTCTCCCGAAGAAACTCCGGACTCCGCCGACCCATCGCTTTTCACCGTGCTCAAGGAACAACTCGGCCTCAAGCTCCAGTCCGCCAAAGGCAACCTCGAAACCCTCGTCATCGACGAAATCTCGCACCCTTCAGCCAACTAA
- a CDS encoding carbonic anhydrase — protein MDEVLEQLKKGVRRFRSEVYPNQAHLHAQAAINEQRPHTLFIACADSRVNPNELTHSAMGEVFVTRNIGNMVPAYGEMLGGVSAVIEYAVTSLRVRHIVVCGHSDCGAMKALLNPDSVKEMPTVKSWLTNARAALTVAETMHTKTEWRRELLSVLTEQNVLLQLQHLKTHPSVAGAMAMGELTVSGWLYDIGKGQVSIAKDGERGFTVVE, from the coding sequence ATGGACGAAGTGCTCGAACAATTGAAGAAGGGTGTACGCCGGTTTCGGTCGGAGGTCTATCCGAACCAGGCCCACCTGCATGCGCAGGCTGCGATCAACGAACAGCGTCCTCATACGCTGTTCATTGCCTGCGCGGATTCACGGGTAAACCCCAACGAACTGACACATTCAGCGATGGGCGAAGTCTTTGTGACACGCAACATCGGCAACATGGTGCCGGCGTACGGCGAGATGCTCGGCGGCGTCAGCGCGGTGATCGAGTACGCGGTGACCTCCCTGCGGGTGCGGCACATCGTGGTGTGCGGCCACAGCGACTGCGGCGCGATGAAGGCACTGCTCAACCCGGACTCGGTCAAAGAAATGCCCACCGTCAAGAGCTGGCTGACCAATGCTCGCGCGGCCCTCACGGTGGCGGAGACCATGCACACCAAGACAGAGTGGCGGCGCGAACTGCTCTCCGTGCTTACGGAACAGAATGTTCTGTTGCAGCTTCAGCACCTGAAGACGCATCCGTCCGTGGCGGGGGCTATGGCGATGGGTGAGTTGACCGTCTCGGGCTGGCTGTATGACATCGGCAAGGGGCAGGTGTCGATTGCCAAGGATGGCGAGCGGGGATTTACGGTGGTGGAGTAG
- a CDS encoding thioredoxin family protein has protein sequence MSRTESTMVKLGTTAPAFELVDAISGKALGRDDIFASIGDEKRRGMLVMFVCVHCPYVKHVEAELGRIGRDYLGENGEGPIAIAAIQSNDIVEYPQDGPEFMREQAARLGWNFPYLLDETQEVARSYEAACTPDFFLFDADLKLVYRGQLDESRPRRGDFGNDTPVTGKDLRAALDAVVAGKRPDTDQRSSIGCNIKWREE, from the coding sequence ATGTCCAGAACGGAATCGACGATGGTGAAGCTGGGGACAACTGCCCCGGCCTTCGAGCTGGTAGACGCGATCAGCGGCAAAGCACTGGGCCGCGATGACATCTTCGCCTCAATCGGCGACGAGAAGCGGCGCGGAATGCTGGTGATGTTCGTCTGCGTACATTGCCCCTACGTAAAACACGTCGAAGCGGAGCTGGGACGAATCGGCCGCGACTACCTTGGCGAAAACGGCGAAGGTCCGATTGCCATCGCTGCCATCCAGTCCAACGACATCGTCGAGTACCCCCAGGACGGCCCGGAGTTCATGCGTGAGCAGGCGGCGCGCCTGGGCTGGAACTTCCCTTACCTGCTGGATGAGACCCAGGAGGTCGCCCGTTCCTACGAGGCTGCCTGCACCCCGGATTTCTTCCTCTTCGACGCGGATCTGAAGCTGGTCTATCGCGGACAGCTCGACGAGAGCCGCCCCCGGCGCGGAGACTTCGGCAACGACACGCCGGTGACCGGCAAGGACCTGCGCGCGGCCCTGGATGCGGTCGTCGCCGGCAAACGCCCTGACACTGACCAGCGCAGCAGCATCGGCTGCAATATCAAGTGGCGCGAAGAATAG
- a CDS encoding S53 family peptidase — MRPSLRSLASVFSAFVLLAALLCLPLEAPLEAQTAANSAAAALQPMAQANRVSAQASLSQQTKLTGHIPAWATAARQTATPVDLSAPMNISLVLRRDPSVEAAFEKLLADQQNPASPHYHQWLTPQQIGTLYGPTQSDLDAITSWATGQGLKLVSVQPNRVIVALTGSTAAVASVFRTSFANFDLGSETRFSAISEPSIPVAFSAVIQSVHGLTQARYVPQSKASVGQLPAAGLKPQVGVGNGINLILPDDFATIYNINSVYSGGDKGATIGSAAQHVAVIGRSRVVTADIANFETLAGLSTSLQPNVVLAGADPGTSNMGDAQEATLDVDRVIGTAPGAVVDLVIAKDTQNEDGVDIATAYNINTLKDPVMTISFGSCEASNGQTETNLLNTEFQAAAGEGISTFIAAGDAGAAGCDTPFMAAPATQTASINALCASSYVTCVGGTEFNDASNPSTYWSSSNSSTGNESALMYIPEGAWNEPDATNSSGVPTGGFEVGAGGGGESLYIAKPSWQTGSGVPSGAFRYVPDVAFSASAHDGYLGCFAAGQGSCVTTGTGQNQSTPILIFSGTSASTPGMAGIAALLNTKLGSAQGNISPLLYSIATSTPSAFNDVTVATSGVTNCTTATPSMCNNSTPGPTTLTGGLAGFEVGTGYDEATGLGSLNVANFLAVASGSPISTSGSASFTLTPSPATLTLAPGATTGNTDTITLTSTNGFVGSVGLVCAITFTGTATVSLPPTCNLSAASVSLTANGTSTVTATIATVAASTAGSCSTASLPSKGPVGMMLAGLLLLVLPVRKRKAIRALTMVFLLTGGLVVMSGCSSKSSSSTSNTCPTPLSPGTTAGPYTVKITGTSGSISVPMTFSLTIS; from the coding sequence GTGCGCCCTTCTCTTCGTAGTCTCGCTTCGGTGTTTTCCGCGTTTGTGCTGTTAGCCGCTTTGCTGTGCCTCCCTTTGGAGGCCCCTCTGGAAGCCCAGACAGCGGCAAACTCCGCAGCAGCCGCACTTCAACCCATGGCGCAGGCCAACCGGGTGTCGGCGCAGGCCAGCCTCTCGCAGCAGACGAAGCTCACCGGTCATATTCCAGCCTGGGCGACAGCCGCTCGGCAGACAGCCACTCCCGTAGATCTCAGCGCCCCGATGAACATCTCCCTGGTGCTGCGCCGCGACCCTTCCGTCGAGGCGGCTTTTGAGAAGCTGCTCGCCGACCAGCAGAATCCTGCCTCTCCGCATTATCACCAGTGGCTGACGCCGCAGCAGATCGGCACGCTCTATGGGCCCACCCAATCCGATCTGGATGCAATCACTTCCTGGGCAACAGGACAGGGCCTCAAGCTCGTGTCCGTCCAGCCCAATCGCGTCATTGTGGCGTTGACGGGCAGTACTGCGGCTGTCGCTAGTGTCTTTCGTACCAGCTTTGCCAACTTTGACCTGGGCAGCGAGACCAGGTTCTCCGCGATCTCGGAACCTTCGATTCCGGTAGCGTTCAGCGCAGTGATTCAGTCGGTGCATGGTTTGACCCAGGCGCGTTATGTGCCGCAGTCGAAGGCGTCTGTAGGGCAGTTGCCCGCTGCAGGATTAAAGCCGCAGGTGGGCGTTGGAAACGGCATCAACCTCATCCTGCCCGATGACTTTGCCACGATCTACAACATCAACAGCGTCTACAGCGGGGGAGATAAAGGTGCGACGATCGGGTCCGCCGCACAGCATGTCGCCGTGATTGGCCGATCTCGCGTCGTTACCGCCGATATCGCCAACTTCGAAACCCTTGCAGGGTTGTCAACAAGTCTTCAGCCTAACGTCGTGCTGGCGGGTGCTGATCCGGGAACATCGAATATGGGTGATGCACAGGAAGCCACCTTGGACGTTGATCGTGTCATCGGCACGGCGCCGGGGGCGGTGGTAGACCTCGTTATCGCTAAAGATACCCAGAACGAGGATGGGGTCGATATCGCGACTGCCTACAACATCAATACGCTGAAGGATCCAGTCATGACGATCTCCTTCGGCAGTTGTGAGGCGTCGAATGGCCAGACGGAAACGAACCTGCTGAACACCGAGTTCCAGGCTGCGGCTGGCGAGGGTATCTCCACGTTTATCGCGGCTGGGGATGCCGGCGCTGCTGGCTGCGATACGCCTTTTATGGCGGCGCCCGCGACACAAACTGCGAGCATCAACGCCCTTTGTGCCAGCAGCTATGTCACGTGTGTTGGTGGAACCGAATTCAACGATGCTTCTAATCCTTCCACCTATTGGTCTTCCTCTAACTCTTCCACGGGCAATGAATCAGCTCTCATGTACATCCCGGAGGGAGCCTGGAATGAGCCGGATGCTACCAACAGCAGTGGCGTCCCGACCGGCGGCTTCGAGGTCGGTGCGGGCGGAGGCGGCGAAAGCCTTTACATCGCCAAGCCGAGTTGGCAGACCGGCTCGGGCGTTCCGTCCGGTGCGTTTCGCTATGTCCCGGACGTAGCCTTCTCGGCCTCCGCGCATGATGGTTATCTTGGCTGTTTCGCCGCCGGTCAAGGAAGCTGCGTTACTACAGGCACAGGCCAGAACCAAAGCACGCCGATCCTGATCTTTAGCGGCACCTCGGCCTCGACTCCCGGCATGGCAGGCATCGCGGCTTTGCTGAATACAAAATTGGGCAGTGCCCAAGGCAACATCAGCCCTCTCCTCTACTCTATTGCGACCTCTACTCCAAGTGCTTTCAATGACGTCACGGTGGCAACTTCGGGTGTAACGAACTGCACGACGGCAACGCCGTCGATGTGCAACAACAGCACTCCAGGGCCCACGACGTTGACGGGAGGTTTGGCTGGTTTCGAAGTCGGCACGGGGTACGACGAGGCTACCGGCCTCGGCTCGCTCAACGTCGCCAACTTTCTGGCAGTGGCATCGGGATCTCCAATTTCCACCTCAGGCTCTGCTTCGTTCACTCTGACACCTTCCCCCGCGACCCTGACGCTTGCTCCTGGGGCCACAACGGGCAATACCGATACGATTACGCTCACTTCGACGAATGGCTTCGTGGGTTCGGTTGGCCTTGTTTGTGCTATCACCTTTACGGGCACTGCGACAGTCTCGCTTCCGCCAACTTGCAATCTGTCTGCTGCCAGCGTGTCGCTGACCGCCAACGGAACAAGCACGGTTACGGCTACGATCGCCACGGTGGCAGCTTCCACTGCTGGTAGCTGTTCCACAGCCTCTCTGCCTTCCAAAGGGCCAGTGGGAATGATGCTCGCTGGATTACTGCTGCTTGTTTTGCCGGTTCGTAAGCGTAAAGCGATACGTGCTCTGACGATGGTCTTTCTGCTTACGGGCGGTCTGGTTGTTATGAGTGGATGCAGTAGTAAATCATCCTCGAGTACCAGCAATACATGCCCGACTCCTCTTAGCCCAGGTACAACGGCTGGCCCCTACACCGTGAAGATTACTGGAACCAGCGGATCCATCAGCGTGCCGATGACCTTCTCGCTCACGATCTCCTAA
- a CDS encoding HNH endonuclease, which produces MSTLPSRILSEAGRAQRATLSLGPNGLPLCRWCQMEILARRRRTFCSEYCVHQWRLRSDPGYLRDQVFARDRGICTDCGTDTVAAYAALKRSRGKARVEALAVWGLKTVQARRSLWDADHIRPVAEGGGQCDLDNLRTLCLPCHREATADLRLRLRASTTKPRP; this is translated from the coding sequence ATGTCCACGCTGCCCTCGCGAATCCTCTCCGAAGCCGGCCGCGCGCAACGCGCTACGTTGTCGCTGGGGCCGAACGGTCTGCCACTCTGCCGCTGGTGTCAGATGGAGATTCTCGCGCGCCGTCGCCGCACCTTCTGTTCGGAGTACTGCGTGCATCAGTGGAGGCTGCGTTCGGACCCCGGCTATCTGCGCGATCAGGTCTTTGCTCGCGATCGCGGTATCTGCACGGACTGCGGCACCGATACCGTCGCCGCCTATGCTGCGCTCAAACGCAGCCGCGGCAAGGCCCGAGTGGAGGCGCTTGCCGTCTGGGGCCTCAAGACCGTTCAGGCCCGGCGGTCCTTGTGGGATGCGGACCATATCCGGCCTGTCGCTGAAGGAGGAGGGCAGTGCGACCTCGACAACCTCCGCACGCTCTGCTTGCCCTGTCATCGCGAGGCGACAGCCGATCTTCGCTTGCGGTTGCGAGCAAGCACAACAAAGCCCCGGCCGTAG
- a CDS encoding bactofilin family protein: MWKPNQTGSSTPSTPEPVRPATPTGGATFEAARPSAAAAGAIPAGEQATIGKSLVIKGELSGSESLYIDGKVEGTITLPGNRVTVGRNGQVAANISAREIVVLGKVRGNCQASDRVDIRSEGSLTGDVIAARISIEDGAFFKGGIDIRKPGSEVKGGTAGSPTQATLEPAGTEA; this comes from the coding sequence ATGTGGAAACCGAACCAGACCGGCAGCTCAACCCCTTCAACCCCGGAGCCGGTACGTCCGGCGACGCCTACCGGCGGCGCAACGTTTGAAGCTGCACGTCCCTCAGCGGCCGCAGCAGGTGCAATCCCTGCCGGCGAACAGGCAACGATCGGCAAGAGCCTTGTCATCAAGGGCGAGCTCTCAGGCTCCGAATCGCTTTACATCGACGGTAAGGTCGAAGGCACCATTACCCTCCCCGGCAACCGCGTTACGGTAGGCCGCAACGGACAGGTCGCGGCGAACATCTCGGCACGCGAGATCGTTGTACTCGGCAAGGTGCGCGGCAACTGCCAGGCCTCTGACCGTGTGGACATCCGCAGCGAAGGCTCGCTGACCGGCGACGTCATCGCCGCTCGTATCTCCATCGAAGATGGCGCCTTCTTCAAGGGCGGCATCGACATCCGCAAGCCGGGTTCCGAAGTCAAGGGTGGAACAGCAGGATCCCCCACCCAGGCGACGCTCGAGCCCGCCGGAACAGAAGCTTAA
- the infA gene encoding translation initiation factor IF-1 — MSKEDAIEVMAVVVETLPNALFKVELENKHQVLAHVSGRMRKNFIRILPGDRVAIELSPYDLNRGRIVYRYK; from the coding sequence TTGTCGAAGGAAGATGCAATTGAAGTAATGGCGGTGGTCGTCGAGACCCTGCCAAACGCGCTATTCAAGGTCGAGCTCGAAAACAAGCACCAGGTGCTTGCGCACGTCTCAGGCCGTATGCGCAAGAACTTCATCCGCATCCTCCCCGGCGATCGCGTAGCCATCGAGCTCAGTCCCTACGATCTGAACCGCGGCCGCATCGTTTACCGCTACAAGTAA
- the rpmJ gene encoding 50S ribosomal protein L36, producing MKVRASVKKICDKCKVIHRRGVVRVICENAKHKQRQG from the coding sequence ATGAAGGTCCGTGCTTCAGTAAAGAAGATCTGCGACAAGTGCAAGGTGATCCACCGCCGTGGCGTCGTTCGCGTTATCTGCGAGAACGCCAAGCACAAGCAGCGCCAGGGCTAA
- the rpsM gene encoding 30S ribosomal protein S13: MARIAGVDLPGNKQARIALTYIYGIGDPRALRILTAAGIDPLAKMGTLDEDQLNAIRQVIEKEGGIEGDLRKEISLNIKRLIEIQSYRGLRHRRSLPVRGQRTHTNARTRKGPRKGTVAGKKKATK; the protein is encoded by the coding sequence ATGGCACGTATTGCCGGCGTCGACCTGCCAGGAAACAAGCAGGCTCGTATCGCCCTCACCTATATCTACGGCATCGGTGACCCCCGCGCCCTCCGCATTCTGACGGCAGCGGGTATCGATCCGCTCGCCAAGATGGGCACCCTCGATGAGGACCAGCTCAACGCCATCCGTCAGGTCATCGAGAAGGAAGGCGGCATTGAGGGCGATCTCCGCAAGGAAATCTCACTCAACATCAAGCGCCTGATCGAAATCCAGTCCTACCGTGGTCTCCGTCACCGCCGCAGCCTCCCGGTTCGCGGTCAGCGCACCCACACCAACGCTCGTACCCGCAAGGGCCCCCGTAAGGGCACCGTTGCCGGTAAGAAGAAAGCGACCAAGTAA
- the rpsK gene encoding 30S ribosomal protein S11: protein MAKTQNKAAGSAKVGKNKKFKKRERKNVPFGLVFIQASFNNTIVTITDQTGNTLSWKSSGSLGFRGSRKGTPFAAQQAAVGAANAARDHGLRSVDVRVAGPGSGRESAIRALAAAGIEVRSIRDVTPMPHNGCRPPKRRRV from the coding sequence ATGGCAAAGACACAGAACAAGGCAGCCGGCTCAGCGAAGGTCGGAAAGAATAAGAAGTTCAAGAAGCGCGAGCGGAAGAACGTTCCGTTTGGTCTGGTATTCATCCAGGCGAGCTTCAACAACACCATCGTCACCATCACCGACCAGACCGGCAACACGCTGAGCTGGAAGAGCTCCGGCTCGCTCGGCTTCCGCGGCTCCCGTAAGGGAACCCCGTTTGCCGCGCAGCAGGCAGCGGTCGGCGCTGCCAATGCAGCCCGCGACCACGGTCTGCGTTCGGTCGACGTGCGCGTTGCTGGCCCTGGCTCCGGCCGTGAGTCCGCGATCCGCGCTCTCGCCGCCGCCGGTATCGAGGTTCGCTCGATCCGCGACGTCACGCCGATGCCGCACAACGGCTGCCGTCCTCCGAAGCGCCGCCGCGTGTAA
- the rpsD gene encoding 30S ribosomal protein S4, giving the protein MARYTGPVCRLCRRDGTKLFLKGPKCFTDKCPVEKRNFPPGQHGQSKKQKKVVGYGLQLREKQKAKRIYFTLETQFRAYYEKAANRPGVTGELLLQQLETRLDNVCYRLGFALSRRQARQVVRHGHVQVNGRKVNIPSFQCKIGDEIAIREGSKKLVLLEASQDFLSGQNRVGWIDANRENLSGKIIALPKREDVNLPVNEQLIVELYSK; this is encoded by the coding sequence ATGGCACGTTATACAGGACCCGTCTGCCGCCTTTGCCGCCGCGACGGCACCAAGCTCTTCCTCAAAGGCCCGAAGTGCTTCACCGACAAATGCCCCGTCGAGAAACGTAACTTCCCCCCAGGCCAGCACGGCCAGTCCAAGAAGCAGAAGAAGGTTGTCGGCTACGGTCTGCAGCTCCGTGAGAAGCAGAAGGCCAAGCGCATCTACTTCACGCTCGAGACCCAGTTCCGCGCCTACTACGAGAAGGCTGCGAACCGCCCCGGCGTCACCGGCGAACTCCTGCTCCAGCAGCTCGAGACCCGTCTTGACAATGTCTGCTACCGCCTCGGCTTTGCGCTCTCGCGCCGCCAGGCACGCCAGGTCGTTCGTCACGGCCACGTGCAGGTAAACGGCCGCAAGGTTAACATCCCGAGCTTCCAGTGCAAGATCGGCGACGAGATCGCGATCCGCGAGGGTTCCAAGAAGCTTGTTCTGCTCGAAGCATCGCAGGACTTCCTCTCCGGCCAGAACCGCGTGGGCTGGATCGATGCCAACCGCGAGAATCTGTCGGGCAAGATCATCGCCCTGCCGAAGCGCGAAGACGTCAACCTGCCGGTCAACGAGCAGCTCATCGTCGAACTTTACTCGAAGTAA